The Streptomyces sp. NBC_00459 DNA segment CGCCCCGGACGTCGGGGAGGTCGACGTGACGACGGGCGGGGTCGTACTGGCCGTCGAGGTGTCGAGCACCACGTCCACCCAGTAGTTGCTGCCCGAGGACGCCGAGGACGGGAAGGCGCTGGTCGAGTTGTAGCGGTAGACGCCGTTGCCGCCGTCGGTGCCCGACTGGAGTGCCGTGAGCGGGGCCAGGCCGGCCGCGCCGGAGGAGAAGTAGCCGCCGTCGTAGGAGTACCCGCCGTTCGGCGCGAAGTACGAGGCGACGTAGGTGGTGTTGGCCTTGACGGTCACCGGGGTGGCGAAGTTCAGCTGCTGCCAGCCGGAGGCCGTCTCGTTGGTGAAGGTGCCGGTGGCCAGGCGGGTGCCGGAGGCGCTCCACAGGCTGCCGGTGTGGGTGCCGGTGTTGGCCGGCGACTTGTAGAAGCGGACGCCGGTGATGGAACCGGCCACCGTGGTACGGATCTTGACACCGAGCTCCAGCGGACCGTTGTCACCCGCGTTGAGGGTGCCGGGCACCGCGGTGGCGGGCCAGACGGTGCAGGGGCAGGCCTGGGGACCGACGGTCACCGGGATGGTGGTGACGGCGCCGATGTTGACGCTGTCGTCGACCGCGCGGACCTTGATGGAGGCGGTGCCCGGGGTCGTCGGCGTCCAGCTGTAGGTCCAGGACGTCAGGCCGGTGGCGGCGTTCCAGGTCGTGCCGCCGTCGGTGGACACCTCCGTGCGGGCCACCACTCCCCCGCCGGAGTCGGTGGCGGTACCGGTGATGGTGACCGGCTTCAGCGCCGGGACGGTGACCCCGGAGGCCGGGCTCGTCACGGTGACGGCCGGGCCGGTGGTGTCGGTGGACGCCGTGGCGGAGACGAGGTTGCTCTGGAGGGTCAGCGGCTGGACGCCCATGTCGGCGAGGACGTTCACCGTCGCCTGCTGCATCCGGGCGTCCTCGGTGACCACCACGTCTTCGGGGTCGTACGTGGGCAGGTTCGTCAGGCCCCACGACCACTGGACGGTTCCCGCTCCGAAGACCAGGGCCCCGGAGTCCTGGTCGCGGAACTCGACGAGATTGTGCGTCGCGGTGCCGTTGCCGTACATGTTGCCCCAGTCGAGGCGGTACTTGCCGTCGTCGATGTCCACCGTCGTGGACGACAGGTGGATCGCTCCGGCGGGCCTGGTGCTGTTGACGATGTCGCTGTCCCACTCGTAGCCGAGGGTGCCGGCCGGGAAGGTGGCCGTCTGGCTCGACGTGAGGTTCGCGATGGAGGTGTTGCGCCAGATCCGGTTCTTGCCGTAGGAACCGGGAACCGTGATCGAGTCGGCGCGGTAGCCGTTCACCGTGAACATGGAACCGGTGAGGATGTTCGGCGGCTGGTAGGTCTGACCGTAGGAGGTGCTGGTCGGGTCCATCCAGGTGCCGGTCCAGGTGCCGCTGGGGTCGGCGATGCCGTTGCCCTGCACCATCTTGGTCATCTTGTAGCAGACCAGGGTCCGGTTCGCCGTGCTCGTCCCGTCGTTGCTCGGGGCGAGCCGGGTCTTCCAGAAGACCTCGTTGCCGCTGAAGTAGGCCTGCCGGACGCCTGCCTTCCTGGCCGCCAGGACGTTGGAGTACTGGCTCTGCGTCCAGTACTCGTCATGGCCGGAGGACAGGTACACCTTGTGGTTCTTCAGCAGGGTGGCGCCGTTGGTCGACGACACGTCCACGCCGGACAGATAGCTGACGTCGTACCCGTTGCGCTCCAGCCAGGACAGCATCATGAACTCGGAGCCGTAGATGCCGTTGTCACCGCCGATGTCCAGCGGCCGGTTGTAGCTGACCTCGTAGGCACGGCCGTCCGGCGCGGGTCCCGCGCCGCCGTAGAAGTCCTGGCCGCCGTAGTCGTTGTAGGCCTGCCAGGTCTGGTCGCTGGTCTGCACGACGACGTCGGAGGTGCTGGAGTCCTTGCGGACGACGAACGGGTACGGCATCAGACCGTCGCCGTCCGTCTGCGTCAGGTTCGCGATGTACAGGCCGGACACGGCGTCGCTGGGCACCGCCCAGGTCGCGGTCACGGGCCAGTTGCCGCAGTCGACCAGTCCCGTGCTGCTCTTGGTGGTGCAACTGGCGGGATTGTTCGAGTAGTTGGCCGAGTAGGTCACGGCTGCCTGGGCCGCGGTCGAGATCAGGCGCGCTCCGTCGCCGCCGTACCAGCCGAGGCGGTAGATCTCCACGTGGTACGACACCGGGGACTGGATCTTGAACTGGACGGTGTCACCGGCCTGGACGCTCTCCTTCGTGGAGAAGCCCTTGATGCCACCGTAGGAGTTGGGCGAGTACCAGTCGGACATAGGGCTGCCCGCCTTGGAGTTCTCGCAGACGATCGGGTTCGAGCCCGTTCCGCACGGATCGGACGCGGCCTGGGCGGGGAGTGCCTGCGGGAGTACCGCCCATATCAATGCTGCTACGACGGCGAGGCGCCCGCCCCGGATCCGTCTGCCCCATCTGTTCATATGTACCTCTCAGCGGTGCTGTGCAGGGCCGACCCTGAATGTCGGCGTGGAGCGTGAAACAGGGGACCGATCAGCTCTGGAGCGCCTTGGCGAGCGTGTCCACGACGCGTTGCTGCTGATCGGGGCTTATCTGGGGGAAGAGCGGCAGCGACAGCATCCGGTCCGCCGCCTTCTCGGCGTGGGGGAAGTCGCCGCGGGCGTGGCCGAGATGTCGGTAGGCCTCGGTGAGGTGGACGGGTGCCGGGTAGTGCACCCCCGCGCCGATGCCTTCCGCGTTGAGCTTGCCCACGATGTCGTCCCGGTCCGTGCCGGCGACCTGGACGACGTACAGGTGCCATACGTGGACGTTGCCGGCGTCCGTCGTCGGGAGCACGACCCGCCCGGCGGACGCCAGATCGGCGAGCAGCGTGTCGTAGCGGGCCGCGGCGGCCCGCCGGGCCGCGTTGCCGTCCGCCAGCCGGGCCAGCTTCGCCCGCAGGACGACGGCCTGGAGCCCGTCCAGACGGCTGTTGAACCCGGGTACGTCATGGCGGTACTTGGCGACGCCGCCGTGGTTCGCGGTCGCGCGCACCAGGCCGGCGAGTTCCTCGTCGTCGGTGAGCACCGCGCCCGCGTCGCCGTAGGCGCCCAGGTTCTTGCCCGGGTAGAAGCTGGTCGCCGCGATCCCGCCGCTGCCCGGTGGGCGTCCCTCGCGGGTGGCGCCCTGGCACTGGGCGGCGTCCTCGACGACCCGTACGTGGTCGGGCACCTGACCGGTCAGCGCCGCGACTTCGGCCATCTGTCCGTACAGGTGCACCGGCACCACGGCGCGGGTGGCAGGGCCGACCGCGTCCAGGGCGGCCTGCGGGTCGAGAAGGTAGGTGTCGGGCAGGCAGTCCGCGAGGACCGGCCGCGCGCCGATCCGGGCCACCGCACCCGCGGTGGCGATGAAGGTGTTCGCGGGGATGACGACCTCGTCGCCGGGCCCCACCCCGCTTGCGCGCAGGGCGAGTTCGACCGCGTCGGTGCCGTTGGCGACACCCACGCAGTGCGCGACGCCGCCGAAGTCGGCGTACTCGCGCTCGAAGGCCCGCACTTCGTCACCGCCGATGAAGGCGGTGTTGGCCAGGATCCGTTCGAATCCGGCCCGTACCTCGTCGGCGACCTCCTCATGGGCCGCCTTGAGGTCCACAAGCGGTATCTGGTTCATCTCAGCGGTCCCCCCACTGTTGTTCGTGCTGCTGTTCGTGTCGCGAGTTCGTCCAACGCGGGCGCCGCCGCCTCGCGCAGCCGTCGGGCCGGGCTCCCCACCCAGACCTCGCCCGGCGGCACATCACCGAGCACGGCGCTGCCCATCCCGACCAGTGACCAGGCGCCGACCACCGTGCCCTCCCTGACCAGGGCTCCGGAGCCCACATAGGCGCCCCGCTCCAGCCGCGCTCCCCCGCCCAGGCGGACACCCGAGGCGATCGTGGCGAAGTCCTCGACCACGTCGTCATGGGTGAGGACGACGTGCGGCATCACCGCGACATGCGCACCCACCCGCACGGCGGCTGTCAGGACGCAGTGCGCGAGCAGCACCGAGCCCGGGCCGACCTCCGAGGTCGCCGAGACCGACGCCGTCGGGTGGACGACGGTGGCGTAGCGGTCCGCCGACAGGCCGAGCCTGCGGACCAGGCGGGCGCGGGCCGCGTAGTCCCGGGGGTTGCCCACACAGATCACGACCCGTGCCTCGGGCAGGTCGTGGACCAGGTCGCAGCCGCCGAGTACGGGCACGCCGTCCACCTCGGTGCCGTGCAGGGCGGAGTTGTCGTCGAGGTGCCCGAGCAGCTCGATGTCACCCGCGTCCCGTACGGCCTGTGCGGTCTCCCGGGCGAAGCCGCCCGCGCCGATGATCAGGAGTCCGCTCATCTACGGGCCTGTTCGCGCAGCGCCGCCACGACGCGGTCCTGCTGGGCCTCGGTCAGCGTGTGGAACAGCGGCAGGATCAGCGAGTCGCGGCTGATCCGTTCGGTGACCGGCAGCGGAGCGGCGGGGTGACCCTCGTAGGCCGGTTCGAGGTGGGAGGCCATGATCCCGCGCCGGGCGGAGACCCCGGCCTCGGCGAGAGCGGCGAGCAGGTCGTCCCGGCCGACGGGGAAGTCCTCGTCCAGCAGCACCCAGTAGGACTGGAAGTTGCTCTGCCCGTGCTCGGGGTCGCGTACGGGGGTGAGTCCGGGGACGTCCCGCAGCAACGCGTCGTAGCGGGCCGCCAGTTCGCGTCGGCGGGCGATCATCGCGTCGAGCTTGCCGAGCTGGACCAGGCCGATCGCGGCCTGGACGTCCGTCATCCGGTAGTTGTAGCCGACCTCCAGATAGCTCTCCAGGACCGGCTTGCTGCTCGAATGGCGCTCGGCAGCCGAGGCGTTCATCCCGTGCTCGCGCAGCCGGCGCAGGCGTACCGCCCACTCGGCGTCGTCGGTGGTGATCATGCCGCCCTCGCCGGTGGTGACGAGCTTGCGGGGGTGGAAGGACCAGGCGGCGATGAGCGCGCCCTGTCCGACGGG contains these protein-coding regions:
- a CDS encoding DUF4082 domain-containing protein — translated: MSDWYSPNSYGGIKGFSTKESVQAGDTVQFKIQSPVSYHVEIYRLGWYGGDGARLISTAAQAAVTYSANYSNNPASCTTKSSTGLVDCGNWPVTATWAVPSDAVSGLYIANLTQTDGDGLMPYPFVVRKDSSTSDVVVQTSDQTWQAYNDYGGQDFYGGAGPAPDGRAYEVSYNRPLDIGGDNGIYGSEFMMLSWLERNGYDVSYLSGVDVSSTNGATLLKNHKVYLSSGHDEYWTQSQYSNVLAARKAGVRQAYFSGNEVFWKTRLAPSNDGTSTANRTLVCYKMTKMVQGNGIADPSGTWTGTWMDPTSTSYGQTYQPPNILTGSMFTVNGYRADSITVPGSYGKNRIWRNTSIANLTSSQTATFPAGTLGYEWDSDIVNSTRPAGAIHLSSTTVDIDDGKYRLDWGNMYGNGTATHNLVEFRDQDSGALVFGAGTVQWSWGLTNLPTYDPEDVVVTEDARMQQATVNVLADMGVQPLTLQSNLVSATASTDTTGPAVTVTSPASGVTVPALKPVTITGTATDSGGGVVARTEVSTDGGTTWNAATGLTSWTYSWTPTTPGTASIKVRAVDDSVNIGAVTTIPVTVGPQACPCTVWPATAVPGTLNAGDNGPLELGVKIRTTVAGSITGVRFYKSPANTGTHTGSLWSASGTRLATGTFTNETASGWQQLNFATPVTVKANTTYVASYFAPNGGYSYDGGYFSSGAAGLAPLTALQSGTDGGNGVYRYNSTSAFPSSASSGSNYWVDVVLDTSTASTTPPVVTSTSPTSGATGASITAPVSAVFDHAIDSDTLTFTLKDPNGNTVPGTKTLPASNQATFTPSTELELHTTYTASVQAEDLWGNAMSAPVTWSFTTSSTPPAVTCPCTLWNSSTVPARAAVTDDPNSLELGTRFQSSASGWVTGVTFYKGATNTGTHTGSLWSADGTLLASGTFTTESASGWQTMTFATPVAISADTAYVVSYHAPNGNYAVDGGYFASAHKSYPLTATADISTARNGLYRYGSDVAFPNSSYGSANYWVGPVFTADDPSASLTSGTSSEAGTSALARTADAANPLVTTLPSTAKLSTVKATVTVLPGAKAAAAGKLKVKAVLSYNRATHKVSVHLSTPLPDGTRFKITVTARDKQHHTVASRVWTLTSKTVRKKN
- a CDS encoding DegT/DnrJ/EryC1/StrS family aminotransferase — encoded protein: MNQIPLVDLKAAHEEVADEVRAGFERILANTAFIGGDEVRAFEREYADFGGVAHCVGVANGTDAVELALRASGVGPGDEVVIPANTFIATAGAVARIGARPVLADCLPDTYLLDPQAALDAVGPATRAVVPVHLYGQMAEVAALTGQVPDHVRVVEDAAQCQGATREGRPPGSGGIAATSFYPGKNLGAYGDAGAVLTDDEELAGLVRATANHGGVAKYRHDVPGFNSRLDGLQAVVLRAKLARLADGNAARRAAAARYDTLLADLASAGRVVLPTTDAGNVHVWHLYVVQVAGTDRDDIVGKLNAEGIGAGVHYPAPVHLTEAYRHLGHARGDFPHAEKAADRMLSLPLFPQISPDQQQRVVDTLAKALQS
- a CDS encoding acetyltransferase, whose amino-acid sequence is MSGLLIIGAGGFARETAQAVRDAGDIELLGHLDDNSALHGTEVDGVPVLGGCDLVHDLPEARVVICVGNPRDYAARARLVRRLGLSADRYATVVHPTASVSATSEVGPGSVLLAHCVLTAAVRVGAHVAVMPHVVLTHDDVVEDFATIASGVRLGGGARLERGAYVGSGALVREGTVVGAWSLVGMGSAVLGDVPPGEVWVGSPARRLREAAAPALDELATRTAARTTVGGPLR
- a CDS encoding DegT/DnrJ/EryC1/StrS family aminotransferase, which gives rise to MSTDRIPVMIPWLGEEEAKAASDAVLSGWVAQGPRVAAFEQAFAERVGAEHGIAVSSCTTALHLALVVLGLGPGDEVVVPSLSFIATANAVRYVGAEPVFADVDPASGNLTTVTVDAVRTSRTKAVLAVHQGGVPADVHSLRTACADWDLPLVEDAACAIGSTVGGKPVGQGALIAAWSFHPRKLVTTGEGGMITTDDAEWAVRLRRLREHGMNASAAERHSSSKPVLESYLEVGYNYRMTDVQAAIGLVQLGKLDAMIARRRELAARYDALLRDVPGLTPVRDPEHGQSNFQSYWVLLDEDFPVGRDDLLAALAEAGVSARRGIMASHLEPAYEGHPAAPLPVTERISRDSLILPLFHTLTEAQQDRVVAALREQARR